The following are encoded in a window of Flavobacterium cupriresistens genomic DNA:
- a CDS encoding OmpA family protein, with protein sequence MSKKALYLLGIAITIILGTFLYLKFCCNCTKPETIDPIEKPIVTTPEASLVPFVLNGSGIDYHTTDNIKFLKNNASVLVPIGDSVNIGIEKLKAFLTSNPKQKITITGYATSDETNTTKFENLGVARANDVKNYFVTKGLTGSQLDTKGEIVDKWQTNSDTLFGPVSYKFEVADTTTVATDEWSLLKEKINTDPLTLYFSTSKSRNILGADEKQKVADIAKYTAHDKAAVVLIVGHSDNVGNRDSNVALGQKRAEFTKNYLSKNGIGAQIETESKGPDEPIGDNGTREGKASNRRTVITIK encoded by the coding sequence ATGTCTAAAAAAGCACTTTATCTATTAGGCATTGCAATAACCATTATTTTGGGTACTTTTTTGTACTTGAAATTTTGTTGCAATTGTACGAAACCCGAAACAATTGATCCTATCGAAAAACCAATTGTAACGACTCCGGAGGCCTCTCTTGTCCCCTTTGTTCTAAATGGCTCGGGAATTGATTATCACACGACTGATAACATCAAATTCCTTAAAAACAATGCTTCAGTACTGGTCCCCATTGGCGATTCTGTAAATATTGGAATTGAAAAACTAAAAGCGTTTTTAACTTCAAATCCAAAGCAAAAAATAACCATTACCGGTTATGCCACAAGTGACGAAACCAATACCACTAAATTTGAAAATCTTGGAGTAGCCAGGGCAAATGATGTCAAAAATTACTTTGTAACGAAAGGCTTAACAGGCTCTCAATTGGATACCAAAGGTGAAATTGTGGACAAATGGCAAACCAATTCAGATACTCTTTTTGGTCCGGTCTCCTATAAATTTGAAGTTGCAGACACCACTACGGTCGCTACTGACGAGTGGAGCCTTTTGAAAGAAAAAATCAATACTGATCCTTTAACGCTGTATTTTAGTACCAGTAAATCTCGTAATATACTAGGTGCAGATGAAAAGCAAAAAGTAGCAGATATTGCCAAATATACAGCACATGATAAAGCCGCTGTGGTTTTAATTGTTGGTCATTCGGACAATGTGGGAAATCGTGATTCGAATGTTGCTTTGGGGCAAAAAAGAGCTGAGTTCACTAAAAACTATCTGTCTAAAAATGGTATTGGTGCGCAAATCGAAACGGAATCAAAAGGACCTGATGAACCAATTGGCGATAACGGTACCCGAGAAGGTAAGGCATCTAACAGAAGAACTGTAATTACAATAAAATAA
- a CDS encoding o-succinylbenzoate synthase, whose amino-acid sequence MKATYHKYMLEFKRPSGTSRGIMTEKETWFIVLEENGKKGIGECGILRGLSADDRDDYEEKLSWACENIHLGETKLWEALLEFPSIQFGIEMAFLSLKSDNPYILFPSDFTNHKKSISINGLVWMGEPSFMKQQIEEKLADGFNCIKLKIGAIDFDKELELLQFIRSHFSVEQIEIRVDANGAFGLSEALDKLNQLNKFQLHSIEQPIKKGNVKAMADLCKVTPFPIALDEELIGVFSIEEKEKLIQKIQPQYIILKPSFVGGFRGTQEWITLAERYNIGWWITSALESNIGLNAISQWTFLQNSKMPQGLGTGALYTNNFDCPLEVLEGQLWYNKDKDWSSEFFDKA is encoded by the coding sequence TTGAAAGCCACTTACCACAAATACATGCTAGAGTTTAAGCGCCCGTCTGGAACCTCAAGAGGCATTATGACAGAAAAAGAAACCTGGTTTATTGTTTTGGAAGAAAACGGTAAAAAAGGAATCGGGGAGTGCGGAATCTTAAGAGGTTTAAGCGCAGATGATCGGGACGATTATGAAGAAAAACTAAGCTGGGCTTGCGAGAACATTCATTTAGGTGAAACGAAACTTTGGGAAGCCCTATTGGAGTTTCCTTCCATACAATTTGGAATTGAAATGGCTTTTTTGTCCCTTAAAAGTGATAATCCATACATACTGTTTCCTTCCGATTTTACTAATCATAAAAAGTCAATTTCAATAAATGGTTTGGTATGGATGGGAGAACCGTCTTTTATGAAACAGCAGATAGAAGAAAAGCTGGCCGATGGTTTTAATTGCATAAAACTCAAAATCGGAGCGATTGATTTTGATAAAGAATTAGAGTTGTTACAGTTCATTCGAAGTCATTTTTCTGTGGAACAAATCGAAATTAGAGTAGATGCCAATGGTGCTTTTGGATTAAGTGAAGCTTTAGATAAACTAAATCAACTAAATAAATTTCAGTTACATAGTATTGAGCAACCTATTAAGAAAGGAAATGTAAAGGCAATGGCTGATTTATGTAAGGTAACACCATTTCCAATTGCACTGGATGAAGAGTTAATCGGAGTATTTTCAATAGAAGAGAAAGAAAAACTGATCCAAAAAATCCAACCACAATATATTATTCTTAAGCCTAGTTTTGTTGGAGGTTTTAGAGGAACACAAGAGTGGATTACGTTGGCCGAACGATACAATATTGGGTGGTGGATTACATCTGCATTAGAAAGCAACATCGGACTGAATGCAATCTCACAATGGACGTTTTTGCAAAACTCAAAAATGCCACAAGGCCTAGGAACCGGCGCACTATACACCAATAATTTTGATTGTCCATTAGAAGTTTTAGAAGGGCAATTGTGGTATAATAAAGACAAGGACTGGTCATCTGAATTTTTCGATAAAGCATAA
- a CDS encoding tetratricopeptide repeat protein, protein MTKNIILLFVSVCSFCNIYAQKDGYWDKERATTKEFLVSAGDRMTVNTEDFPVGTTEIVYRITLLDKNQEMASSLVSVLKAIPDPYGIGQGSAGAVFLMSKISGDDQCTYSIFTSSEKAKKYVSDGKTDAACFAQVEPVSKDAKRLSLDKSSCLKENTTTIWFGFESKNWILSQKIVLEVVPWVDTKLNRGWNQDNKNEIISLCKTSTMAQKMANSDDFCVCILNKIMKQYRYAEFQKLLPIERTKVYKDFGAACYNDAGISKNVYSDLHKQIATLIKQQKYNEAIPKLNGIINDGKATALDYASIGYCYILTKQYAKAIKFLKEGEKLDDTELAVKLNLAHVYLLSDDYSSAKSIYKKYQNQNVTDSLSWTDKTKLDFTTFQKAGIKSEDYERVLKLLTN, encoded by the coding sequence ATGACTAAAAATATAATACTGCTTTTCGTTTCTGTTTGCTCTTTTTGCAATATTTACGCTCAAAAAGACGGCTATTGGGATAAAGAGCGTGCAACTACAAAAGAATTTTTGGTTTCTGCCGGTGACCGAATGACGGTAAACACCGAAGATTTTCCTGTCGGTACAACTGAGATTGTTTATAGAATAACGCTTTTAGACAAAAATCAGGAAATGGCAAGTAGTTTAGTTTCTGTGCTAAAAGCGATACCGGATCCTTACGGAATAGGGCAGGGTTCAGCAGGAGCTGTTTTCTTGATGTCAAAAATTTCAGGAGATGATCAATGTACTTATTCGATTTTCACTTCGAGCGAAAAAGCAAAGAAGTATGTAAGCGATGGGAAAACCGACGCAGCCTGTTTTGCTCAGGTCGAACCGGTTAGCAAAGATGCAAAACGCCTGTCTTTGGACAAATCTTCCTGTTTAAAAGAAAATACGACTACAATCTGGTTTGGTTTTGAAAGTAAAAATTGGATTTTAAGTCAAAAAATCGTTTTAGAAGTCGTGCCTTGGGTAGATACAAAGCTCAATCGTGGCTGGAATCAAGATAATAAAAATGAAATTATCAGTTTGTGTAAAACATCGACAATGGCTCAGAAAATGGCCAATTCGGATGATTTTTGTGTTTGCATACTGAATAAAATAATGAAGCAATATCGTTATGCCGAGTTTCAAAAGTTATTACCAATTGAAAGAACCAAAGTATACAAAGACTTTGGAGCGGCCTGTTACAATGATGCAGGAATCTCTAAAAATGTTTATAGTGATTTGCACAAACAGATTGCCACTTTAATCAAACAACAGAAGTACAACGAAGCCATTCCGAAATTGAATGGCATAATCAACGATGGAAAAGCAACCGCATTAGATTATGCTTCTATTGGCTATTGCTACATTTTGACCAAACAATACGCAAAAGCAATTAAGTTCCTGAAGGAGGGCGAAAAGTTAGACGACACAGAGTTAGCGGTAAAACTGAATCTGGCACACGTATACCTTTTAAGCGACGATTACAGTTCAGCTAAGTCTATCTACAAAAAATATCAAAATCAGAACGTAACAGACAGCTTAAGCTGGACAGATAAAACAAAGCTGGATTTTACAACCTTCCAGAAAGCAGGTATTAAATCAGAAGATTACGAAAGAGTTTTAAAGCTTTTGACCAATTAA
- a CDS encoding DUF2199 domain-containing protein, with amino-acid sequence MDSTKFICECCGEQHEGWPALTYISPDAYSRLSEVDKEEIAVIDEDFCVIKSPDHVGRFIRCVLFQKVNDHCEDLEYGFWVSLSEKSFQDYLDNFDNEEHETEYFGWLNNALQDYTFSESVPTTVVTQKGNCRPVIFPHKDYDHPFVKDFYEGITKAEAETRIQNMINTSEQNA; translated from the coding sequence ATGGATAGTACAAAATTTATTTGTGAATGTTGCGGAGAGCAGCATGAGGGCTGGCCGGCACTAACGTATATTTCACCTGATGCTTATTCCCGTCTTTCTGAGGTTGACAAGGAAGAAATAGCGGTGATTGATGAAGACTTTTGCGTCATTAAATCTCCGGATCATGTAGGGAGATTTATACGTTGTGTATTATTTCAGAAAGTAAATGATCATTGTGAAGATCTGGAGTATGGATTTTGGGTTTCTTTGAGTGAGAAAAGTTTTCAGGACTATCTTGATAATTTTGACAATGAAGAGCATGAAACAGAATATTTCGGATGGTTAAACAACGCTTTGCAAGACTATACTTTTTCAGAAAGTGTTCCAACAACGGTAGTCACTCAGAAAGGGAACTGCCGACCGGTAATTTTTCCACATAAGGATTACGATCACCCCTTTGTTAAAGATTTTTACGAAGGAATTACAAAAGCGGAGGCCGAAACGCGAATTCAGAATATGATTAATACCAGTGAGCAAAATGCTTAA
- a CDS encoding metal-dependent hydrolase, whose product MKITFYGHASLGIEVGGKHIIVDPYITANPQASDIDINTLKADYILLTHAHGDHVLDVEAIAKRTNAVIVSNAEIANYYTKLGFTAHPMNHGGSWKFDFGKVKYVNAIHSSSFPDGSYGGNPGGFVIEGEHKNIYIAGDTALTMDMKLIPLRTKLDLAILPIGNNFTMDVEDAIIASDFVECDKILGYHFDTFGYIEIDHEESIRQFFDKGKDLMLLEIGESIEL is encoded by the coding sequence ATGAAAATTACTTTTTACGGACACGCATCATTAGGAATTGAAGTTGGAGGGAAACACATTATTGTTGACCCTTATATAACAGCGAATCCGCAAGCTTCTGATATTGATATAAACACATTAAAAGCAGATTATATATTGCTGACCCATGCACATGGGGATCACGTTTTAGATGTTGAAGCTATTGCAAAGCGAACCAATGCCGTTATCGTTTCTAATGCGGAGATTGCAAATTATTATACCAAATTAGGTTTCACTGCTCACCCGATGAACCATGGCGGAAGCTGGAAGTTTGATTTCGGAAAAGTGAAATATGTAAATGCGATTCACTCAAGCTCTTTCCCAGACGGAAGTTACGGTGGAAATCCCGGAGGTTTTGTAATTGAAGGAGAGCATAAAAACATCTATATCGCTGGAGACACAGCGCTTACAATGGATATGAAATTAATCCCGCTGCGAACTAAATTGGACTTAGCGATACTTCCAATCGGAAATAATTTCACAATGGATGTCGAAGATGCTATTATCGCCTCAGATTTTGTAGAATGTGATAAAATCCTCGGGTACCATTTTGATACATTTGGTTATATCGAAATTGATCACGAAGAGTCTATTCGTCAATTTTTTGACAAAGGCAAAGATTTAATGCTGCTTGAAATCGGAGAATCAATCGAATTGTAA
- the menA gene encoding 1,4-dihydroxy-2-naphthoate octaprenyltransferase gives MKHWIEAARLRTLPLSVSGIIVGSIYALSNPTEAINTPTEVFSWKILGFALLTTLGLQVLSNFANDYGDGVKGTDNEDRVGPKRAIQSGVITPQEMKKAIIITSILTLLSAITLIYFAFGESNFGYSIFFLLLGVAAIVSAIRYTVGNSAYGYKGFGDVFVFVFFGLVSTLGVNFLYSKEVDPLLILPAISIGLLSVGVLNLNNMRDEESDRKSGKNTIVVQMGGKKAKKYHFALIVTAMILVVVFAILSDYNFDQYLFLLAYIPLTKHLITVAKNQEPKLLDPELKKLALSTFLLSLLLTVCMISLISDIIVNLFLGGR, from the coding sequence ATGAAACATTGGATTGAAGCCGCAAGATTGCGCACGTTGCCATTATCAGTTTCGGGAATTATAGTTGGAAGTATTTACGCTTTATCCAACCCAACAGAAGCTATTAATACACCAACAGAAGTTTTTAGTTGGAAAATTTTAGGTTTTGCACTTCTAACAACGCTTGGTTTACAAGTTTTGTCCAATTTCGCAAACGATTATGGTGATGGAGTAAAGGGAACGGACAATGAAGACAGAGTAGGACCCAAAAGAGCGATTCAGAGTGGTGTGATCACCCCTCAGGAAATGAAAAAAGCGATAATAATCACGTCGATTTTGACTTTATTATCTGCGATTACCTTAATTTATTTTGCTTTCGGGGAGTCGAATTTTGGTTATTCTATCTTTTTTCTTTTGCTTGGAGTTGCCGCTATCGTTTCGGCCATTCGTTATACAGTAGGAAATTCAGCCTATGGATATAAAGGTTTCGGAGATGTATTTGTTTTTGTCTTTTTCGGATTAGTAAGTACATTGGGCGTTAACTTTTTATATTCTAAAGAAGTTGATCCGCTTTTGATTCTGCCGGCTATTTCAATTGGTTTATTGAGTGTTGGAGTGTTAAACCTGAACAATATGCGTGACGAAGAATCAGATCGTAAATCGGGTAAAAACACGATTGTAGTTCAAATGGGAGGCAAAAAGGCAAAAAAATACCATTTTGCATTGATTGTTACAGCAATGATTTTAGTAGTTGTTTTTGCTATTCTAAGCGATTATAATTTTGATCAGTACCTGTTTTTATTGGCATATATCCCCTTAACAAAACATTTGATTACGGTTGCTAAAAATCAAGAACCTAAATTATTAGATCCGGAGTTAAAGAAATTAGCCTTGAGTACCTTTCTTCTTTCTTTGTTGTTAACAGTATGTATGATTTCTTTAATCTCAGACATTATTGTTAATCTTTTCTTAGGCGGAAGATAA
- a CDS encoding 1,4-dihydroxy-2-naphthoyl-CoA synthase produces MDWITAREFEDITYKKCNGVARIAFNRPNVRNAFRPKTTSELYQAFYDAQEDTSIGVVLLSAEGPSTKDGVYSFCSGGDQNARGHQGYVGEDGQHRLNILEVQRLIRFMPKVVIAVVPGWAVGGGHSLHVVCDMTLASKEHAIFKQTDADVTSFDGGYGSAYLAKMVGQKKAREIFFLGRNYSAQEAMDMGMVNAVIPHDELEDTAYEWAQEILQKSPTSIKMLKFAMNLTDDGMVGQQVFAGEATRLAYMTEEAKEGRNAFLEKRKPNFGENKWLP; encoded by the coding sequence ATGGATTGGATCACTGCCAGAGAATTTGAAGATATAACCTATAAAAAATGTAATGGAGTTGCAAGAATTGCTTTCAACAGACCAAATGTTAGAAATGCTTTTCGTCCAAAGACAACTTCAGAATTATACCAGGCTTTTTACGATGCACAAGAAGATACTTCGATTGGAGTAGTGTTACTTTCTGCAGAAGGACCTTCGACTAAAGACGGAGTGTATTCTTTTTGCAGCGGAGGAGATCAGAATGCTCGTGGACACCAAGGGTATGTAGGAGAAGACGGTCAACACCGTTTGAATATTCTTGAAGTGCAGCGCTTAATCCGTTTTATGCCAAAAGTGGTTATTGCTGTTGTTCCGGGATGGGCAGTGGGTGGCGGACATAGCTTACATGTTGTTTGCGATATGACTTTGGCAAGTAAAGAGCATGCTATTTTCAAACAAACCGATGCCGATGTAACGAGTTTTGACGGTGGTTACGGATCTGCGTATCTTGCTAAAATGGTAGGTCAGAAAAAAGCACGTGAAATCTTCTTTTTAGGACGTAATTATTCTGCTCAGGAAGCAATGGATATGGGGATGGTAAATGCTGTCATTCCACATGACGAACTGGAAGATACCGCTTATGAGTGGGCGCAGGAAATCCTTCAAAAATCACCGACTTCTATAAAAATGCTAAAGTTTGCGATGAATCTAACGGACGACGGAATGGTTGGACAACAGGTTTTTGCAGGAGAAGCAACGCGTTTGGCGTATATGACAGAAGAGGCAAAAGAAGGAAGAAATGCATTTTTAGAAAAAAGAAAACCAAATTTTGGAGAAAACAAGTGGTTGCCATAA
- a CDS encoding CvfB family protein produces the protein MIEIGKYNTLTILRDTKVGLFLGNPEKDPEGIHDILLPNKYVPNEFEIGEELIVFVYLDHEQRPVATTLEPYILLNEFSLLRVNYINQVGAFMDWGMEKDILVPFKEQARPMEKGKRYLVYLYMDEKTNRLVASSKTNQFLNNDSLTVENGEEVDLIVSHITEIGINVIINEKHKGLLYKDEVYDDAIRTGDRMRGFIKNIRPDNKIDVALQVQGYQSIEPNADKILDELRANRGFLRLNDNSHPEDIKTVLKMSKKTFKKAIGALYKEQLIEIKEDGIYLIKES, from the coding sequence ATGATTGAAATAGGAAAATACAATACACTTACCATACTACGTGATACCAAAGTTGGTTTATTTTTAGGGAATCCCGAAAAAGACCCGGAAGGAATTCACGATATATTATTACCAAATAAATACGTTCCCAATGAATTTGAAATAGGCGAAGAACTTATTGTCTTTGTTTATTTGGATCATGAACAACGCCCTGTTGCCACTACACTCGAGCCTTATATTTTATTGAATGAATTTTCTCTTCTAAGAGTAAACTACATCAATCAGGTAGGTGCTTTTATGGACTGGGGAATGGAAAAAGACATCTTGGTTCCGTTTAAAGAACAAGCCCGTCCGATGGAAAAAGGAAAACGATACTTGGTTTATCTTTATATGGATGAAAAAACAAATCGTTTGGTGGCTTCAAGCAAAACGAATCAGTTTTTAAACAATGATTCTTTAACGGTTGAAAATGGAGAAGAGGTTGATTTAATCGTTTCGCACATTACCGAAATCGGGATCAATGTGATTATCAATGAAAAACACAAAGGATTGTTGTATAAAGACGAAGTATACGATGATGCGATCAGAACAGGTGACAGAATGCGCGGTTTTATTAAAAATATCCGTCCTGACAATAAAATTGATGTAGCCTTGCAAGTGCAGGGATATCAAAGCATCGAACCTAATGCAGATAAGATTCTGGACGAATTGAGAGCCAATCGTGGTTTCTTGCGTCTGAATGATAATTCACATCCGGAAGATATTAAAACCGTATTAAAAATGAGTAAAAAAACCTTCAAAAAAGCTATTGGAGCTTTATACAAGGAGCAACTTATTGAAATTAAAGAAGACGGTATTTACCTGATAAAAGAGAGTTAA
- the hxpB gene encoding hexitol phosphatase HxpB, translating into MAEKHKIKAVIFDMDGVLIDSEPLWQKAEFEVFSSLGVTVTKEMAEITRTMTTAEVAKFWYTKFPWTNTNLETTEQLVIEKVTELIKNEGLGISGIKTYIESLRLEGFKIGLATNSPYSIIPIVLEKLNLTPLFDSVSSSDDEENGKPDPAVYLTASRKLGVAPNDCIAIEDSYSGMRAAKSAGMRVAAFTNNTTNGVDTSLADCIIENFNLELQKKERLYCFL; encoded by the coding sequence ATGGCAGAAAAACATAAAATAAAAGCAGTGATTTTTGACATGGACGGTGTCTTAATCGACTCCGAACCTCTTTGGCAAAAGGCTGAATTTGAAGTGTTTTCTTCACTGGGGGTTACGGTAACAAAAGAAATGGCTGAAATTACAAGAACAATGACCACTGCAGAGGTTGCTAAATTCTGGTATACAAAATTTCCATGGACAAATACCAATCTCGAAACGACGGAACAACTGGTGATAGAAAAAGTAACCGAGCTCATCAAAAACGAAGGCTTGGGTATTTCAGGCATAAAAACCTATATTGAATCACTCCGATTAGAAGGTTTTAAGATTGGTCTGGCCACTAATTCGCCATACAGTATTATACCAATTGTACTGGAAAAACTAAACCTAACACCGCTATTTGATTCTGTTTCTTCTTCGGATGATGAAGAAAATGGAAAACCGGATCCTGCGGTATACCTAACTGCTTCGAGAAAACTTGGTGTCGCTCCAAACGACTGTATCGCAATCGAAGATTCTTACTCCGGAATGAGAGCAGCAAAAAGTGCCGGTATGCGGGTTGCGGCTTTTACTAACAACACGACCAACGGGGTCGACACAAGTCTTGCTGATTGTATTATAGAAAACTTTAATCTTGAACTTCAGAAAAAAGAAAGACTATATTGTTTTTTATGA
- a CDS encoding histidine-type phosphatase, with protein MKKIYLALLIAITNLSVVLGQSIQQELSDTPEKTAGVNYAYPTKDIATTTAAPKGYQAFYISHFGRHGSRYLTSDTEYKEVLDLLEEANKNNTLTSLGNDVLKRLQQLWKEVEFRGGDLAPLGQKEQRGIAERMYKQYPKVFVKDAQIEASATTVVRVVLSMDAFCERLKEINPDLKIDRNAGIKWQRYLNYNTPEATAFKAAKDTWKKEYQEFEDKHIHPDRLVKSLFSNTDYVAKKVDPSALMKKLFAIAGGMQNVETKLNFYDLFEKQELFDLWQTTNYRQYVSDANAAVNKGIMFENQKPTLKNIIESANAMIASKGKGATLRFAHDGNLITLAMLLHLDGSYNSVSDPATFYEAWNNFRIAPMAGNIQMVFFRKRKSEDILIKFLLHEKEILVPTIKTDLEPYYHWKDVEKYYKGLL; from the coding sequence ATGAAGAAAATCTACTTAGCGCTATTAATTGCAATTACCAATTTATCTGTTGTTTTAGGACAATCAATCCAACAAGAATTGTCTGATACTCCCGAGAAAACAGCCGGAGTTAATTATGCTTATCCTACCAAAGATATTGCGACTACTACGGCCGCGCCAAAAGGATACCAAGCCTTTTACATAAGCCATTTCGGACGTCATGGATCGCGCTATTTGACAAGTGATACTGAATATAAAGAGGTATTAGATTTGCTTGAAGAAGCCAATAAAAACAATACGCTAACAAGTCTGGGTAACGATGTTCTAAAGCGATTACAGCAACTTTGGAAAGAGGTAGAATTTCGCGGAGGAGATCTTGCTCCTTTGGGACAGAAAGAACAGAGAGGCATTGCAGAGCGCATGTACAAACAATACCCAAAAGTGTTTGTCAAGGATGCTCAAATAGAAGCCAGCGCTACAACAGTAGTGCGCGTTGTACTCAGTATGGATGCATTCTGCGAAAGACTTAAAGAAATTAATCCGGATTTAAAAATTGACCGAAATGCCGGTATAAAATGGCAACGTTATCTCAACTACAACACTCCCGAAGCAACTGCCTTTAAAGCCGCTAAAGATACCTGGAAAAAAGAATACCAGGAATTTGAAGACAAACACATCCATCCCGATCGTTTGGTTAAGTCGCTATTTTCGAATACCGATTATGTAGCAAAAAAAGTAGATCCAAGTGCTCTTATGAAAAAACTATTCGCCATAGCAGGAGGAATGCAAAACGTAGAAACAAAGCTGAATTTCTACGATCTGTTTGAAAAACAAGAACTTTTTGATTTGTGGCAAACCACAAACTACCGTCAATATGTGAGTGATGCCAATGCTGCTGTAAACAAAGGAATCATGTTTGAAAATCAAAAGCCAACCTTAAAAAATATCATAGAAAGTGCCAATGCGATGATTGCATCTAAAGGCAAAGGCGCTACACTTCGTTTTGCGCACGATGGTAATTTAATCACACTGGCAATGCTTCTCCATTTAGACGGAAGTTATAACAGTGTCTCTGATCCCGCTACTTTTTACGAAGCATGGAATAATTTCAGAATTGCTCCCATGGCCGGAAACATACAAATGGTATTTTTCCGCAAACGAAAATCAGAGGATATACTGATCAAATTCTTACTTCATGAAAAAGAAATCCTTGTTCCGACTATAAAGACAGATCTAGAGCCGTATTACCATTGGAAGGATGTAGAAAAGTATTATAAAGGACTTTTATAG
- a CDS encoding DM13 domain-containing protein, protein MKNTIYLLFLISVLSSCESEGELTRKPVGSVEIPETAVVTSSGNFAPTSGHSVSGSAKIYSDGTHRNLALENFTVTNGPDLKVYLSKSSSPVNFVNLGSLGNGTNQAFRIPDNVDLSVYPYVLIHCQQFNHLFAFAKL, encoded by the coding sequence ATGAAAAATACAATCTATCTATTGTTTCTAATTTCAGTATTGAGTTCCTGTGAATCAGAAGGAGAGCTCACCCGCAAACCGGTTGGCTCTGTAGAAATTCCGGAGACAGCTGTGGTTACTTCGTCAGGAAATTTTGCTCCCACATCAGGTCATTCCGTTTCCGGAAGCGCTAAAATTTATAGCGATGGTACACATCGCAATTTAGCTCTCGAGAATTTCACAGTCACAAACGGTCCTGACTTAAAAGTTTATCTTTCTAAAAGCAGTTCCCCTGTTAATTTTGTCAATTTGGGATCTCTTGGAAATGGTACTAATCAAGCCTTTAGAATTCCGGACAATGTCGATCTTTCCGTTTATCCCTATGTATTGATACACTGTCAGCAGTTCAACCACCTTTTTGCCTTTGCAAAACTTTAA
- a CDS encoding phytanoyl-CoA dioxygenase family protein, whose protein sequence is MPWTILEKLWKRTLNPSGSSATNTKQTWDDEIKTLYQLGISIEDVLQFLYFEKPDFEIFKVWINTNRKNENSEFEDLATKVLSDEDLQFWNKNGYVIVKNAISKKDCEATQQAIWDFLKMDPDTKETWYKRHENQKGLMLNFSDHETLNRNRLSPRIKKAYEQLYNTTKIYKTIDKVSFNPPETEDFTFIGSPLHWDTNLKQPIPFGLQGLLYLTDCGANDGAFHCVPEFHNHINNWLNTLKAGENPREKAFKTLKPEPILGDAGDFIIWNNTLPHCATPNKGKSPRMVQYLTYLPDDFITLEEWV, encoded by the coding sequence ATGCCTTGGACTATTCTTGAAAAACTATGGAAGCGCACTTTAAACCCATCCGGTTCTTCTGCTACAAATACTAAGCAAACCTGGGATGATGAAATTAAAACCTTATACCAGCTAGGCATTAGTATCGAAGATGTACTACAGTTTTTATACTTTGAAAAACCTGATTTCGAAATTTTTAAAGTTTGGATTAACACCAATCGGAAAAACGAAAATTCCGAGTTTGAAGACTTGGCAACCAAAGTACTTTCAGATGAAGATCTGCAGTTTTGGAACAAAAACGGTTACGTCATTGTAAAAAATGCGATTTCAAAAAAGGATTGTGAAGCTACGCAGCAGGCCATTTGGGATTTTTTAAAAATGGACCCCGACACTAAAGAAACCTGGTACAAAAGGCATGAGAATCAGAAGGGACTAATGCTTAATTTTTCGGATCATGAGACCTTAAACAGAAATCGATTATCTCCAAGAATTAAAAAGGCTTACGAACAACTTTATAATACAACCAAAATATACAAAACCATTGATAAAGTAAGTTTTAACCCTCCTGAGACCGAAGATTTTACTTTTATCGGAAGTCCTCTTCATTGGGATACTAATTTAAAACAACCCATTCCGTTTGGACTTCAGGGACTGCTTTATCTCACCGATTGTGGTGCAAATGATGGTGCTTTTCATTGTGTGCCGGAGTTTCATAATCATATAAATAACTGGCTGAATACCCTTAAAGCCGGTGAAAACCCAAGAGAAAAGGCATTTAAAACCTTGAAGCCAGAACCCATACTTGGCGATGCCGGCGATTTTATAATCTGGAACAATACTTTGCCACACTGTGCTACACCAAACAAAGGAAAAAGCCCCCGAATGGTACAATATCTCACTTATCTGCCTGATGATTTTATCACACTTGAGGAATGGGTTTGA